CTGTCGTTCGGCATGATGCTGTGCATGATTTCCGGCGGGATCGACCTTTCCTTGGTGGGCGCCGCGAACCTTTCCGGCATCGTCGCCGCCGTGGTGATCCTTTCCACGGGCGGCTCGCCCGGCTCGATCGCGGCCGGCATCGCCGCCGCGCTTCTGGTGGGCGCCGTCTGCGGGCTGTTCAACGGTTATCTGATCGGCCAGCTCCAGATTCCGGCGATGCTCGTCACGCTGTGCGGCGGCCAGCTCTTCACCGGGCTGGGCATGGCGATCACAAAGGGCCCGGCGATCACCGGGCTGCCGGAGCAGATCCTCGTGCTTTCCAACGGCACGGTGGGCGGCGTGCTGCCCTACGCGCTGCTGCTGTTCATCCTCATCGCGCTGGCGCTCGGCTTCCTGCTCAAATCCACGGTCTACGGGCAGCACCTTTGCCTGATGGGCTCGAACCCCACCGCCTCTCGCTATTCCGGCATCAACAACCTGCACGTAACGCTCCTCACCTACATGACCTCCGGGATTCTGGCGGCGGTTTCGGGGATTCTGATCCTGTCCCACTACGGCTCCGCGAAATCCGACTACGGAATGTCCTACACGCTCCTGTCCCTGCTGATCGTCGTTCTGGGCGGCGTCGCCCCCGCCGGCGGCCGGGGCCGGGTCTCGTGCGTGGCGCTTTCCGCCGTCATCCTTCAGCTCATTTCCAGCGCATTCAACGTCCTGCGGTTCAATTCCTTCGTGAAGACCTTCGTGTGGGGCCTGCTGCTGGTGATCGTGATGGTCGCGCAGTCCGTCATTCAGAAAGAGGCTTATCAATTCTTGAATATCAGGAGGAAAAATTATGAAAAAGATCATCAACAAGCCTGAGGATTACGTCACGGAAATGCTCGAGGGCCTTTACATCGCCCACAGCGACCTGATCACCTGCACCGGCGGCGACGTGCACTGCCTGGTCGCGGCCCATAAAAAGCCGGGCAAGGTCGGCATCGCCACCGGCGGCGGCTCGGGCCACCTTCCGCTGTTTCTGGGCTATGTGGGCAAAGGGATGCTCGACGGCTGCTCCGTGGGCGACGTGTTCCAGTCCCCGAGCGCCGAGCAGATGCTGGCCGTGACCAGGGAAATCGACTCCGGCGCGGGCGTGCTCTACATTTACGGGAACTACAACGGGGACATTTTCAACTTTGACATGGCTGCGGAGATGGCGGATTTTGAATCCAGCATCCGCGTGGAAAGCGTTGTGGCGGGCGAGGATGTCGCCTCCGCCGCACCCACGAAGCCCGGCGAGAAGAACACCCGCCGCGGCGTCGCGGGCATCTTCTTCCTTTACAAGTGCGCCGGGGCCGCCGCCGACAAAATGATGAACCTGGACGAGGTCAGACGCATCGCCGAAAAAGCGGCCGCCAACGTGCGCACCATGGGCGTGGCGCTGACCCCCTGCACCGTGCCGCGCGTCGGCAGGCCGGGCTTCTCCATCGCGGATGACGAAATGGAGATCGGCATGGGGATCCACGGCGAGCCG
This window of the Ruminococcaceae bacterium BL-6 genome carries:
- the dhaK gene encoding PTS-dependent dihydroxyacetone kinase 2, dihydroxyacetone-binding subunit DhaK translates to MKKIINKPEDYVTEMLEGLYIAHSDLITCTGGDVHCLVAAHKKPGKVGIATGGGSGHLPLFLGYVGKGMLDGCSVGDVFQSPSAEQMLAVTREIDSGAGVLYIYGNYNGDIFNFDMAAEMADFESSIRVESVVAGEDVASAAPTKPGEKNTRRGVAGIFFLYKCAGAAADKMMNLDEVRRIAEKAAANVRTMGVALTPCTVPRVGRPGFSIADDEMEIGMGIHGEPGIRRGKLEPADRITDEMLEKIVADLPYQKGDEVAVLVNGLGATPLDEQYIVTRRIDRDLKERGISVHRYYVGEYATSLEMAGFSISLLKLDDELKELLDAPAQTPFFRQ
- a CDS encoding Ribose ABC transport system, permease protein RbsC (TC 3.A.1.2.1), encoding MKKLTASFEKPDKNMLALFGIALGIIVIMAFADPAFLKGSNFRSMAFQFPEFGILSFGMMLCMISGGIDLSLVGAANLSGIVAAVVILSTGGSPGSIAAGIAAALLVGAVCGLFNGYLIGQLQIPAMLVTLCGGQLFTGLGMAITKGPAITGLPEQILVLSNGTVGGVLPYALLLFILIALALGFLLKSTVYGQHLCLMGSNPTASRYSGINNLHVTLLTYMTSGILAAVSGILILSHYGSAKSDYGMSYTLLSLLIVVLGGVAPAGGRGRVSCVALSAVILQLISSAFNVLRFNSFVKTFVWGLLLVIVMVAQSVIQKEAYQFLNIRRKNYEKDHQQA